DNA sequence from the Sphaeramia orbicularis chromosome 13, fSphaOr1.1, whole genome shotgun sequence genome:
GTGGAACCTCTTTGCAGGTAAACAGATGTTTGACAGTTAAAAGATGGTGTCTCAGTGTCAAGTCAACTAACAATGCTACAAGTAGGCTAACACTAAGGGATGATTAGTAAACACAAAACATCACTGTTCCACCTTTAATGTCTCTATCCCTAATGATTCTACTTAAATCTTTAACAGTAAAGACTAAAATCCTCGCATTTTAGAAATAATTGACGTGTTTATTCCAACTTTTTTTCAGACTGTTAAGAATATAAAAGTTCTCTAAGCTACCAACCTCTGTTTCCATGTTCCTCCTTTAAAGGGCAAGACAGCTCATGTACGTTTTCAAGCCAAGATAAAAACAGCACTTCAGTTACCACAGTAACTATGGCGAGCGGAAAGCAGGAGGAGCATGACGGGTGCCTTGCACAGCTCTATATACTTTGACTCTAAACAACCCTAAAGCAACTCATCTAAATTCCAAACTAGCCACGGGATAAAGAGAAAACAATTGGAAACAGTTCCACCTCCAACGTGGTTTTGTCCATGACTTCCCAGCATCTCTATGGTAACATAAGGATGGCTTTGTTGTCAGTTACGCCACCAcagtctttgctgaaaaaaaaaataccacccTCCATACTGTGGTGTCTTTGATAGATTCGAAACTGATAGATATTTCATGTGTGTGAGTGCTCTCTCTGATCCCAGCCTAAGCAGCCTCCTATTTTAGCTACCACATCCAAAGCCCTTTAGGCCTGTGGAATAAAGGGCCCCGAGCTTAAGAATCCACTCTCCATTTGGGTCCCTTTATCTACAGTAACAATCCTGGGAACTTGTTGTTTGGCTAACCTCTATTATCTACAGAACTAGAGGATGCCTATATCCTGCATCTGAGACCATTTACTGACACAGAACAATAGtgtcaactgaaaaaaaaaaccctgttaccATTATCTGAAACTCTTAAAGCGTATAATTATCGCTCCACAACTGAGTTTCTTTTTGTCTTACATCAGTGCTTATTATGCTGGAGTGTATTTTGTGATGCCATCATCTTTTTCCTTGTGCTAATGTTAGTTCATGTGGAGTTTTTAGAGCACTGACTTTATATATCTCAGTTTATGCAACCACAAACCTATAATGACTAAGCTCATGCTCCATGACCCAACATGCACTTTTTATAACAGTACTGAGCAgcatatattatttttgagttgagTTATGTTGTATTAGTATTTTAAAAAGCAACGTTTTCTTGCTACGGAGCTGTGTCTATAATACCACGTCTATGGCAAACTGCAAAATCACATCTTACGCACAACAAATGCAAAACTGCACCTGCTATTTACATATTACTGTTATGAATGAACTACACAGTGTTATTAGAGTAGACCGGTTGCTAATGCAGGAGCTGACCTTATTTTCACCTTCTTCAAACACACCAGCCTTCAAGCCACAATCACAAGAGACAGTGAACAGAACAGCTGCCAATTACCGGCCTTCATTGGGTTTAGGATATTGTGCGTAGACAAACTGAGTTTCCCTCTGGGTCTGGCTGTACAGAACAAAGGGTGATCATGTTACAGGCATAAATTGCAAACAAATTGAAATTTATTTCCAGGCTCTCATTGAAAGGATACCTCGGCGTTCTTTGTTGTTCATTCAAAACCGTTTTAATCTTGGGTACATTTTTCTTTCAGGCGACTCAACACTTTGAACAAGTGTGCATCTATGAAACTTGACGTGAACCTTCCAAAGAAGAAAGTAAGTGTTGACCCTGATTATGCTTCTTTAGTAACCTACTGCATTTCAACACTGTGTATGTAGgtctttggttcagtttgtgttttgtttgtgtttcataCCGTgcaaagattatttccttgaatctGATACAACACTTTTAAAGAAATAAGAGATAAAGGTCAGTGTTTTcgtgaaaaaaatattcttttACAAGCATTGCCTCAAGTCATGTATGTGCGTCTTACACCAACATAAATATAATCCTGCTTCATGTAATCTCCATGTAACCTAGATGCTATGATATTTGAGATTGTACCATTGTTCCGTCCATGTCTGTCTGAGTACATTTTATTTGTCCCCAGAGTTGTAATGTAACCTGTTGGCTCGGGTCTTTTTCCTCTGTTAGTCTATTtatggaaaaacatttttaagtgaaTTATATCTCTTGGTTTAGATTACTTTTGGCTGACTGTTTAATGTTGTTATGTCTGTAATTACATCTATTTCCTGTTGTTTGTATTTGGCTGGTCCATCTGGTATAGTTGTAAGATGGAAAAAAGGGCAGGAAATTTTCAGAAAAACCTTAATAGATTCTAAATAAATCAGTGAATATGAGCTTTCCTTTTCAGGTCGGCGTTACAGATGACACACAATCACATTATGCtcatttttgggttatttttgttTCTTAGAGCGAAGACTCTGATGAAGAAGACGTGTTTGCTATCAGTGACAAATGGACCTTCGAGTGGAGCAGCCGGCGTTGGTCCAGGTTGCAGGACATTGACTGTCTGCTGGGAAACCACGAGCAAGGCGAGCCCCCCAGGGAAGACAGGCCTCTGAGGACCACCACCAGCAGTGAGAGCGTTCTGACAGATCTCAGTGAACCAGAGATCTCATCTTTGCACAGCGAGAGTAGTGGTGGGAGTGGCCACAGGGGTCTCAGCACAGAGGACTCGGACTGCTCAAACCGCACAGATTCTGCAGCAATGCCAGACTCGACTTCCCTCGCAGTGCCTCACATCCCTAAAGACATCACTCACTACGCCTCTCTAGCTGATAAGCATGGCAAAACGAATCGCATTCGCGCCAAAGACTTCCTTAAACGTATGGAGATGCTGCGTTCTCGAGGAACACTTGGAAGGGGTCGTAAGACTCTGGTCATCAGCTCACCGGTGCTGCAGCAGGAAGCCCAGGCTCTGAAGACTCTGAGGTGTGTTGAGATCATAAATGGAGATAACGGACCCTCTGATCCACCTGCCCTCAAAGTTCCGCCATCCCTGTCCAGCAGTGAGGGAAGTAGTCATTCTAGTGGTAGCACTGTCAGCACTCCAAGCTTGAAAGAACGGAAGGCTCACCGGGCTGATCACAAGCGCAGTGGAATGTATTTGGAGGACATTGACATCTTCTTAGGCACACATGTAAATAAAGTCGCAGAACAAAACCGTAAGAATGAATTCTGCTCTTATGAAGATCTGGTGGTCCATATTCCCAAAGACCACAAGCCAGGAACCTTCCCTAAAGCACTGTCAATAGAAAGCCTGTCCCCAACCAATGGGGCCTCCATTAACTGGCACACTGGCAGCATGCACCTGGATACCCCTCTTATTTCAAGCAGAAGGGAATCCAGGCCTGTCACCCAGTGTTGCTCCAGAGGAAGTCGCATCAGTGTGTACGATAACGTCCCTGGTTCGCATCTGTACGCCAGTACTGGAGACCTGATTGACCTGGAGAAAGAAGACCTGTTTCCACATCTGGACGATATCTTGCTTCATGTCAATGGCCTACAGCAGATAGTCGACCACTGGTCTAAGAATGTGTTACCTGGAGGAGAAGGGGTGGTGCAGGTGCATGATGAGAGGGAAGAAAAGAACGATCTTCAGTCCTCTAGTCAAATCACGTTGGACTTTGAAGGGAATTCCGTGACAGAGAGCCAAATCACACCGAGTGATGGGGACAGGGACAGAGTATCACTTGCTGAGACTGAATTTACAAGGCTCAGGGAAAGGAGGGACTCAGGAGTAGGTGCTTCACTCACAAGACCCAATCGGTAAGACAATAACAAGTACACCAAACACATAAAATGTTACACCTTACAATAAAATAACATACATAATTGCCGCTTTTGATGATCACTtgttctgaaatgtttggttttttttcctttatggcACAAGGTTGCGTTGGCCCAGCTTTCAGATATCTAATCGCCTGAGCCACTCGGTAGCGTCCCTGCAGATAACTAACCAATCGGCCAGCCAGCTGAGTTTGTTGCAGAAGTTTTCTCTGCTGCGTCTTACTGCAATCATGGAAAAATACTCCATGTCCAACAAGCATGGCTGGACTTGGTAAGTTTCATTTAAACTTGCAGATTCCACAGTGGGTGTGAATAATGAATTATGATCAACCAGCTCACAGCATGAACCCGCTTTAAATGTTATTAGTCTCCTATATAACATCATATAGTTACTTCTTAGGATTTTATTGTAGTTGAAAGTTGGGAAAAATGTTGGTTCAATCTCTCTCTCCTAGGTCTGTGCCAAAGTTTATGAAGAGAATGAAGGTACCAGACTATAAGGATAAGAATGTGTTCGGAGTGCCTCTCATAGTGCATGTTCAGCGTTCTGGACAACCACTACCACTTGGTCTGCAACAGGCTCTGCGCTACTTGAGGAGCCAGTGTCTAGATCAGGTCAGTAACACCACATATAAAACTTACAACACAAATGGCAACTTTCAGCATGAAGCCTACGGTTAAAGATATACTGTAATGTAAATGCTAATGTATGGTAGACGCCAATTTACAACATCAGTGAATCTGCTTTATATATTCCTATTGGCTTTCTACTCATCATTGATGTTCCCACTGTCTTTCCAGGTGGGTCTCTTCCGTAAATCCGGGGTTAAGTCCCGAATTCAAGCTCTGAGGCAAATGAATGAGAGTTCTCCAGAAAATGTGAACTATGAAGATCAGTCTGCTTATGATGTGGCTGATATGGTGAAGCAGTTCTTCAGAGATTTACCAGAACCCCTTCTCACAAGCAAGCTCGGGGAGACCTTCCTTCACATCTACCAATGTGAGGACACAAAGCTCTCTCTTCATTTTATTCTTCTTTCTCTTGCATCTTGTAATTCTATATTAAATCGGAGGGTGTCTACCATTGTGTAACAGAAAATGCTTACAACCAGGTCtcagggtttgtacaggtgcttgaaatccttgaaaatgctagaatttcaatgtgttttcaaggtctggaaagtgcttgaattttagtggAAGTGCTTGAAGGTGCTTGTAATTATaattctgtgatgtgatttatttttaatattaactctgccaggttagatgccaaagCTACCTACAGAGAGGTgattcattttgaaaaataacaatttttatcagaaaagaaaattaccaggtgctttcaggtcgactccaggtacatttatatcttaatctttgtctaaGTGCGAGTGTGCTTGAAGAACTTAGAGTGGCTTCCCtttgtttttttggataaaacgttGTGTTCTCCtattatgaaacatcattttagatgtttatagcataatacaatataCATTATTTTGatcaaaagtgaaaaaaataatcatgagtatatacagtacattcctgtagatatgtattttactctAGTGATAATGTGATgtttggaaaaaaattaa
Encoded proteins:
- the stard13b gene encoding stAR-related lipid transfer protein 13 isoform X4 → MLQQVCSKMTNPAGAEIEAKEACDWLRAAGFPQYAQLFEDSQFPIDISPVKRDHDFLDKDLVEPLCRRLNTLNKCASMKLDVNLPKKKSEDSDEEDVFAISDKWTFEWSSRRWSRLQDIDCLLGNHEQGEPPREDRPLRTTTSSESVLTDLSEPEISSLHSESSGGSGHRGLSTEDSDCSNRTDSAAMPDSTSLAVPHIPKDITHYASLADKHGKTNRIRAKDFLKRMEMLRSRGTLGRGRKTLVISSPVLQQEAQALKTLRCVEIINGDNGPSDPPALKVPPSLSSSEGSSHSSGSTVSTPSLKERKAHRADHKRSGMYLEDIDIFLGTHVNKVAEQNRKNEFCSYEDLVVHIPKDHKPGTFPKALSIESLSPTNGASINWHTGSMHLDTPLISSRRESRPVTQCCSRGSRISVYDNVPGSHLYASTGDLIDLEKEDLFPHLDDILLHVNGLQQIVDHWSKNVLPGGEGVVQVHDEREEKNDLQSSSQITLDFEGNSVTESQITPSDGDRDRVSLAETEFTRLRERRDSGVGASLTRPNRLRWPSFQISNRLSHSVASLQITNQSASQLSLLQKFSLLRLTAIMEKYSMSNKHGWTWSVPKFMKRMKVPDYKDKNVFGVPLIVHVQRSGQPLPLGLQQALRYLRSQCLDQVGLFRKSGVKSRIQALRQMNESSPENVNYEDQSAYDVADMVKQFFRDLPEPLLTSKLGETFLHIYQYVPKDQRLQAVQAAIMLMSDENREVLQTLLCFLSDVTSSVEENQMTPMNIAVCLAPSLFHLNILKKDNLSPRAMQKKYATGRPDQKDLNENLAATQGLAHMIIECNRLFEIPHEMVTQSRNSYVEADLHAPTIDELCKQLEDDDGTYQTHIEARLQNLLKEAREKSKYWVSCSSSDNTELCCKKVGDGNPLRRWKVSVEVEAPPSVVLNRVLRERHLWDLDLLQWKVCETLDKQTEVFQYVLNCMPPHPSRDFVVLRSWRTDLPKGACSLVSVSIEHEDCPSAGGVRAIILESNYLLEPCGSGKSRLTHICRVDLKGRTPDWYNKAFGHLCAAEAARIRNSFQPLITDGPETKI
- the stard13b gene encoding stAR-related lipid transfer protein 13 isoform X3, whose amino-acid sequence is MFRELPESTGSECLGSMTPETQDIYLRMDHHRRRSGYRLGRIIARQQLLKKIAGEIEAKEACDWLRAAGFPQYAQLFEDSQFPIDISPVKRDHDFLDKDLVEPLCRRLNTLNKCASMKLDVNLPKKKSEDSDEEDVFAISDKWTFEWSSRRWSRLQDIDCLLGNHEQGEPPREDRPLRTTTSSESVLTDLSEPEISSLHSESSGGSGHRGLSTEDSDCSNRTDSAAMPDSTSLAVPHIPKDITHYASLADKHGKTNRIRAKDFLKRMEMLRSRGTLGRGRKTLVISSPVLQQEAQALKTLRCVEIINGDNGPSDPPALKVPPSLSSSEGSSHSSGSTVSTPSLKERKAHRADHKRSGMYLEDIDIFLGTHVNKVAEQNRKNEFCSYEDLVVHIPKDHKPGTFPKALSIESLSPTNGASINWHTGSMHLDTPLISSRRESRPVTQCCSRGSRISVYDNVPGSHLYASTGDLIDLEKEDLFPHLDDILLHVNGLQQIVDHWSKNVLPGGEGVVQVHDEREEKNDLQSSSQITLDFEGNSVTESQITPSDGDRDRVSLAETEFTRLRERRDSGVGASLTRPNRLRWPSFQISNRLSHSVASLQITNQSASQLSLLQKFSLLRLTAIMEKYSMSNKHGWTWSVPKFMKRMKVPDYKDKNVFGVPLIVHVQRSGQPLPLGLQQALRYLRSQCLDQVGLFRKSGVKSRIQALRQMNESSPENVNYEDQSAYDVADMVKQFFRDLPEPLLTSKLGETFLHIYQYVPKDQRLQAVQAAIMLMSDENREVLQTLLCFLSDVTSSVEENQMTPMNIAVCLAPSLFHLNILKKDNLSPRAMQKKYATGRPDQKDLNENLAATQGLAHMIIECNRLFEIPHEMVTQSRNSYVEADLHAPTIDELCKQLEDDDGTYQTHIEARLQNLLKEAREKSKYWVSCSSSDNTELCCKKVGDGNPLRRWKVSVEVEAPPSVVLNRVLRERHLWDLDLLQWKVCETLDKQTEVFQYVLNCMPPHPSRDFVVLRSWRTDLPKGACSLVSVSIEHEDCPSAGGVRAIILESNYLLEPCGSGKSRLTHICRVDLKGRTPDWYNKAFGHLCAAEAARIRNSFQPLITDGPETKI